From Symphalangus syndactylus isolate Jambi chromosome 17, NHGRI_mSymSyn1-v2.1_pri, whole genome shotgun sequence, one genomic window encodes:
- the IRGC gene encoding interferon-inducible GTPase 5, protein MATSKLPVVPGEEENTILMAKERLEALRTAFESGDLPQAASHLQELLVSTESIRLEVAVTGESGAGKSSLINALRGLEAEDPGAALTGVVETTMQPSPYPHPQFPDVTLWDLPGAGSPGCPADKYLKQVDFSCYDFFLLVSPRRCGAIETRLAAEILCQGKKFYFVRTKVDEDLAATRTQRPSGFREAVVLQEIRDHCAERLREAGVADPRIFLVSNLSPARYDFPTLVSTWEHDLPAHRRHAGLLSLPDISLEALQKKKAMLQEQVLKTALVLGVIQALPVPGLAAAYDDALLIHSLRGYHRSFGLDDDSLAKLAEQVGKQAGDLRSVIRSPLANEVSPETVLRLYSQSSDGAMRVARAFERGIPVFGTLVAGGISFGAVYTMLQGCLNDMAEDAQRVRIKALEEDKPQPEVSLEAAGDNGVENGGSGEGGSEEAPLSTRRKLGLLLKYILDSWKKHHSEEK, encoded by the coding sequence ATGGCTACTTCAAAGTTGCCCGTGGTGCCTGGGGAGGAGGAAAACACCATCCTTATGGCCAAGGAAAGGCTGGAGGCTCTGCGCACAGCCTTTGAGTCGGGTGACCTCCCCCAGGCCGCCTCTCACCTCCAGGAGCTGCTGGTCTCCACGGAGAGCATCCGCCTGGAGGTGGCCGTCACGGGCGAGTCGGGCGCGGGCAAGTCCTCCCTCATCAATGCCCTGCGTGGCCTGGAGGCCGAGGACCCTGGCGCAGCTCTCACGGGCGTCGTGGAGACCACGATGCAACCGTCGCCCTATCCACACCCACAGTTCCCTGATGTGACCCTCTGGGACCTGCCAGGGGCCGGCTCTCCAGGCTGCCCGGCCGACAAGTACCTAAAGCAGGTAGACTTCAGCTGCTATGACTTCTTCCTGTTGGTCTCCCCCCGCCGCTGCGGGGCcatcgagacccgcctggccgcCGAGATCCTGTGCCAGGGCAAGAAGTTCTACTTTGTGCGCACCAAGGTGGACGAGGACCTGGCGGCCACGCGCACCCAGCGGCCGTCGGGCTTCAGAGAGGCCGTTGTCCTGCAGGAGATCCGAGACCACTGTGCCGAGCGGCTGCGGGAGGCCGGCGTGGCTGACCCTCGCATCTTCCTGGTGTCCAACCTCTCGCCGGCCCGCTACGACTTTCCCACGCTGGTGTCCACCTGGGAACATGATCTGCCCGCCCACCGGCGCCATGCTGGCCTGCTGTCGCTCCCTGACATCTCGCTGGAGGCCTTGCAGAAGAAGAAGGCCATGCTTCAAGAGCAAGTCCTCAAGACCGCCCTGGTGTTGGGCGTCATCCAGGCCCTGCCGGTCCCAGGGCTGGCGGCCGCCTACGATGATGCGCTGCTCATCCACTCACTGCGTGGCTACCACCGCAGCTTTGGTCTGGACGACGACTCGCTGGCCAAGCTGGCCGAGCAGGTGGGCAAACAGGCAGGTGACCTGCGCTCAGTCATCCGCTCCCCGCTGGCCAACGAGGTCTCGCCTGAGACTGTCCTGCGGCTCTATTCCCAGTCGTCCGATGGCGCCATGCGGGTGGCCCGCGCCTTTGAGAGGGGCATCCCTGTGTTTGGGACACTGGTGGCTGGCGGCATCAGCTTTGGCGCTGTCTACACCATGCTCCAGGGCTGCCTCAACGACATGGCCGAGGACGCCCAGCGTGTCCGCATCAAGGCCCTGGAGGAGGACAAGCCGCAGCCGGAGGTCAGCTTGGAAGCGGCCGGTGACAATGGCGTGGAAAACGGGGGGTCCGGGGAGGGAGGAAGCGAGGAAGCCCCACTCTCAACCCGCAGGAAGCTCGGCCTCCTTCTTAAGTACATTCTGGACAGCTGGAAGAAACACCActcagaagagaaataa